CCACCATCAGCGGCGCCAGCAGCAGCGCCACGAAGCGGGTTTCCAGGGCATGGTTCATGGCGCGGCACCGGGCATGCGGGGGCCTTTCGGAACGGCCTTCGGGAACGGGCCTGCGAGAGGCCGCCCGTAAGAGTGCCTCGGGTGCGGCCGCAAGGCACGGGGCATCACGCCTTGCGGCGCGCAGGAGGTCAGGCAGAAAGGGGGCGCGGGCGTTTTGGAAACCCGCGCCCGCCTTCCGTCAGATCAGCAGCCACTCCGTGAAGCGCTTCTGCAGCTTGGCGTAATTGTCGGACCACCATTCGTCATTGACCACCGCATTGGCGGGGTTCTTGAGGTCCGGCATGTATTGGCGCGCGGCGGGGCTCGCGGCGGCAAGGCCCGCCTTGGAGTTGGGGCTGAAGAAGAGCATCTCCGCGAACGCCGTCTGCCGGTCGGGCTTCAGGACGAAGTTCACATAGCGCATGGCCGCCTCACGATTGGGCGTGCCCTTGGGCACGGCCAGATATTCCAGCGAGTTCAGCGTCTGCTTGGTGGAGATGGCGATGGACGCCCCGCCGATCTCGGCCGGGCGCACGCGGCTGATATAGGAATAGGTGAAGTCCAGCTCGTTGGCGGTGACCAGCGTCACCGTCTGCGGCGTGGTCTCGATCCACTTCTTGATGTGGGGCTTGATCTTGTCGAGGGCGGCAAAGCCGCGCTCCACGTCCAGCGGATAGAGCTTGGAGGGCTCCACGCCGCTGGCGATGAGCGCCATTTCCAGCGTCTCGGAAATGCGCGGGCGCAGGCCGCGGCGGCCGGGATAGGTCTTCACATCCCAGAAGGCGGCGAAATCGGCGGGAGCCTTGTCCGCAGGGGTGCGCTTGGGGTCGAAGGCGAGGCCGCCGGCGAACATATAGGTGCCCACATAAGTGGGGCCACCGGGGGCGAAGAGGTCGGAGCGGTCGACGATCTTGGTGTCCACCGGCTCCCACAGATTGTCCTTGGCGCCGGCGGTGATCTGCGGGCCGACGCTGTCGAACACGTCCCATTCCACGCGCCCGCTCTCCACCTGCGCCTTCATGCGGGCAAGGTCCGCATTATCAACCAGGCGCACGGCGATGCCGGTGGCCTCGGTGAAGGGCTTGGCAAAGCACCGTTCCACGCCGGCGCGGTAGTCGCCGCCCCAGCAGGTGACGGTGAGCGTGGTGTCCGCGCGGGCGCGGCCCGTAATGACCAAAGGCGCCGCCAAAGCGACGGATGCACCGATGAGCAGCGAGCGGCGATTGAGGCCGTTCGTGCCCGTTCCCTTCGTGTCTTGTGTCATGTTCTGTGCCTTCCCCTCACCAACCGGTTGTTTCCGGATCAGGTCGCGAACCAGACCGCTTTCAGGTCCATGTATTTCTCGATGGCGTGCAGGGACTTGTCGCGGCCGAAGCCGGACTGCTTGAAGCCGCCGAAGGGCACCGACATGGTGCCGCGATCAAAGCAGTTCACCCACACGACGCCGGCCCGGATGGCGCGCGCCGCGCGGTGGGCCTTCTTCACGTCCCGCGTCCAGATGGAGGCGGCGAGCCCATAGATGGTGTCGTTGGCCACAGTGAGGGCTTCCTCGAAGCCCTTCACCGGAATGGTGGCGAGCACCGGCCCGAACACCTCTTCCTGGGCGATGGCCATGCGGTTGTCGACGCCGTCGAAAATGGTGGGCTCGACGAAATAGCCGCCCGTCTGCGTGAGCACCCGCCCACCGCCGGTGACGATGCGCGCGCCGGCCGCGGCGGCGCCCTCCACATAGCCTATGACCCGGCTCATCTGCGGGGCGCTCACCAGCGGGCCGAGGCGGGTGTCGGCGTTGAGCGGGTCGCCGGGCCGCAGGGACTTGGCGATGGCCGCGACACGCTCCAAGAGGTCCTCGCGGATGGCCTCTTCCACCACCAGGCGCGAGCCGGCGTTACACACCTGGCCGGCATTGGTGAAGATGCCGGCGGCCACCGCGCGGGCGGCGGCGTCCAGGTCATCGCAGTCGGCCAGCACGATCTGAGGCGACTTGCCGCCCAGCTCCAGGCTCACGCGCTTGGCATTGGAGCGACCGGCATATTGCAGGAACAGCTTGCCCACCTCGGTGGAGCCGGTGAAGGTGATGCAGTCCACATCCATGTGCAGGCCGAGCGCCTGGCCGGCGGTCTCGCCATAGCCCGGCAGCACGTTGAGCACGCCCGGCGGCACGCCCGCCTCGGTGGCCAGTTCCGCCATGCGCAGCGCCGTGAAGGGGGACTGCTCCGCCGGCTTCACGATCACCGAATTGCCGGCGGCAAGCGCGGGGCCCACCTTCCAGGCGGTCATGGAGAGCGGATAATTCCACGGCACCACCGCGGCCACGACACCCAGCGGCTCGCGCATCACGAGGGTGGTGAGGTCGGAAGAGGTGGGGGCCACCTCGCCATAGATCTTGTCGATGGCCTCGCCATAGAAGGCGATGCAATTGGCGGCGCTGGGGATGTCGCCATTGAAGGCGCTGGTGATGGGCTTGCCCACGTTCAGCGTTTCAAGGAGCGCCAGTTCCTCGCGATGGGCGAGCAGCAATTCGGAGAAGCGCAGCATGATGCGCTTGCGGTCGGCGGGCGCCATGCGCGACCAGGTGCCGGCCTCGAAGGCGGCGCGGGCGACGCGCACGGCGCGGTCCACATCCTCCGCCTCGCAGGCGGCGACCTGGGCGATCTCCTGGCCGGTGCCGGGAAACACGCAGGGAAAGGTCTTGCCGGACGCGGCCGGGACGGACGTGCCGTCAATGAAGGCCTTGGTCGGCAGCGCCACAGCCTTTGCCCGCGCCGCCCAGTCCGTCGTCAAAATCTGAGACATCCCAATACCACCCGAATTCCGCGTCATCCGTGTTGACGGGGGAAGTGTCGAGGCGGCTACCCATATAGTCAAATATATAGTTTTACGTCGTAAAGTGCGATAAAGTTATATGTAGACAAATAAACTAAAGGTTGTCCGCAGCCCGCGCCTCCCTCACCGCAGCGGCGCGCTGGCGATGAGGAAGGGCGCCTGGATGGGGAGAGTCATCTCGTTGCCGGGGGCCTGAAGCAGGGTGCCGTCGAGCGTCCGCCACTCCCCGTCGGGCCAGGGGTCGAGGAAGCGCATGAGCGCCGCTTCGCCCGCTTCCTCCGGCACGCGGGTGGCCACCACCACCCGCACCTTGGCGCCGTCCGCCTCCCGCTCGAAGCCGAACCAGCCCCAGGGAGAGGGGGCGAGCCGCAAGGGACGATAAAGCCCGCCCCGCAAGGCCGGCGTCGCGCGGCGTAGCGCCAGGAGGCGGCGGGTGAGGCCGAACTTCTCGCGGTCGGCTGGATCCAGCTCTCCCCCGCCATCAAGGGCGGCCGTGCGGGCGTCCCAGTCCACGGGTCGGCGATTGTCCGGGTCCACCAGGGAGAAGTCGCGGAGTTCCGTGCCCTGGTAGAGGTCCGGCGTGCCGGGCAGGGTGTGCTGGAGGATCACCTGGGCAAGGCTGACAAGCCGCCCCGCCGGCTCCAGCCGCGCCGCCAGCCGGGCGAGCGCGTCGCGCACGCTGGCGCCGTCTTCGCCTTCGATCACCGCCGCGCTGAAGGCTTGCGCATGGGCCTCATAGGCTTCGTTTGGCGTCTCCCAATTGGTGTGGCGCTTGGCTTCCCGCAGGGCCTTGGTGAGATATTCGCCCATGCGCGCAACGCTCACGGGCCAGACCGAGACGAGGGTCTGCAGGATCAGAACCTGATCGAGCAGGTCCGGCTGAAGCACGCCCTCCTCCTCCCGCGCCAAGGCGGTGCAGGCCTCGCGCGTCTCTTCCAGGAGGTCGAGCCAGGCTTGGGGCATGGCGCTCAAGGCGGCGAGGCGCGCGCGGGTGTCGGGGCCGCGCTTGGTGTCGTGGGTGGCGAGGGGCGTGAGGTCCCGGGCGCCGGCCGCCGCGCGTACCATCTGGAGGTCGTGCATTTCGCCTCCGTCCCGCGCGGGATGCAGGAGGCTGCCGCCCACCTCATTGACGCACAGGAGCACGGGATGGCGATAAAGCTCGGTGTCCTCGAACCCCTTTGCCATGGCCGGCCCGCTCAATTGCTGGAAGCGCTGGCGGAAGCGGCGGTCGCTGTCGATGCGGGGATTGCGCAGCCGGTCCAGCAGCACGGCGGCGGCGGCGGCGGTGAGCGGGTCCTCGGCGGCGACGAGCGCCTCGCCGATGGCATCCCAGATGGCCTCGTCCTCCGGCGCGTGGCGGTCCCAGGTGGCATAGGAGCGATAGACCGGGCAATGCACCAGCAGCGCGGCCACCGCCTGCCGGATGGCGCCGTCCGTGAGGTCGCCTTCCTGCATGTCACGGTCGAGGCCGTCGCGGGCGAGCGTGGTGAGCGCCTCCAGCTCGGCGGCAAGGCTCGATTGGAGCACCTGGCGCTTGGCATCGGCGAGGCGGGCGGCGGGGGTGCCGGTGAGGAGGTTGCGGGTGCGCAGGTCCCGCTCCAGCATGGCGTATCCCTCGCCCTCGACGAACAGGCCGTTAATGTCGTTGAGCCGCTCATAGCCGGTGGTGCCGGTGATGGGCCAGGCGCGCAGCGCCTCCCCCGGCTCCAGGATCTTCTCCACCAGGATGGGCACGCCTGGCCCCGCCGCCGCCCGCAGCCGGGCGCAATAGCCGGCGGGGTCGGCAAGGCCGTCCACATGGTCGATGCGCAGCCCGTCCACCAGCCCGCGTTCCACCAGCTCCAGGGGCAGGCGGTGGAGGAAGGCGAACACTTCCGGGTCCTCCACCCGCGTGCCTACCAGATCCGTGATGTTGAAGAAGCGGCGGTAATTCAGGTCATGGGCAGCCGCGCGCCACCATGCGAGGCGCCAGTGCTGGTCTTCAAGAAGCGCGGCGATGTCCGCCTGCGCCAGCACCCGTTCGAGCGCCGCGCGGCTTTCGTCCGTCAATGCTTCCCCCTCATGGAGGCCGGCGGCGGCGCGCAGCGCTTCGACGCTTTCGTGGCGCAGGGGATAGGCATGGTCTGCATAGCACAGCACGATCCGTCCGCTCTCCTGGAGGAAGAGCGAGAGAGCACCAGCCTCCAGCGTCGCCTTCAGCGGATCGCCCAGCACGGGCAGCATGAGCTTGCCGGTCTCCCAGAACACGTCGAACAGCCGCGCGGCGGGGGCGTCGGGGCCCTGTTCCAGCATTTCGATCCAGAACGGATTGTGGCTGGAGGCGGCCATGTGGTTGGGCACGATGTCGAGGATCACCCCCATGCCGTGGGCGTTGAGCAAGGCGGCGAGCCGCTCGAAGCCTTCCGCGCCGCCCAGTTCGGGATTGATGCGGGTGGGGTCGGCCACATCATAGCCGTGGGTGGAGCCGGGCACCGCCGTGGTGATGGGAGAGGCATAGAGGTGGCTGACGCCGAGGCCGGCGAGATAGGGGACGAGAGCCTCGGCGTCGGCGAACGTAAAGCCGGCATGGAATTGCAGGCGATAGGTGGCGATGAGATCGCGCTTCATGCGGCGGCAAGGCTCCACAGGGCGGCGGAGAAGGGGGCGAGGGCGAGGTGTCCGTCCGCGCGATCGGCCACCGCGCCAAGGGCCGCATCGGGCGCGCGCCCGGCGCATCCCTCGGGCCGGGCCAGGGAGGCGTGATGCGCGCCGGCATTCAGCACCAGCACGAGGTCGCCCGCCGCGAAGCGCCAGGTGACGGCGAGCACATCGCCCGCCCGCTCCAGGGCGCTGTCCTGATAGGGGCTCGCCGTCAGCGGCCAGACGAGGGCGCGCCGCAAGGCGGCGAGGTCGCGGAAGGCGCGCAGATGGGCCCGCGCCTCCTCGGTGGCGAAGGCGGCGGGGGTGAGCTTGGCGGACTGGAAGGTCTGGTCCGCCAGCGGGTCGGGAAAGAGCGCGGTTCCATGGGCGGCGAAGAAGTCGGCGAATTCGCCCCGCCGGCCCTTGCGCACAGCATCCGCCAGGTCGCCCTCGAAATCGCAGAAGAAGGGGAAGGGGGTGGGCAGGAGCGCCTCCTCCCCCTGGAAGAGAAGGGGGATGGCGGGCGAGAGCATCACCACGAAGCGCAGCAAGGCGAGGCGCTCAGGTGGCAGGGTGCCGGCAAGGCGATCGCCCAGCGGGCGGTTGCCGATATGGTCGTGGTTCTGCGCAAACACCACGAAGGCGTCGGGCGGCAGGTGGGTGGAGGGCGCGCCGCGCGGGTGCCCGCTCGCATCGGGATAGGGCTCGCCCTGGAAGACGAAGCCCTCGGCCAGCGCCCGGCCGGCGGCGGCCACCGGATCAGCCGCATAGGGGGCGTAATAGCCGGTGCCCTCGCCGGTGGCGAGGACGTGGAAGGCATGGTGCCAGTCATCATTCCACTGGGCGGTGAAGAGCCCGCGATCGCCCTCCATCCAGTGGGCGGCATTGTCGTGGTTTTCCAGCACCAGATAGGCGTCGGGCCGAACCGCGCGGCAAGCCTGCGCGATCTGTTCCAGGAGGCGACCGGCGCTGGAGGTGGCCAGCGCATGGACGGCATCGAGGCGCAGGCCGTCAAAGCCGAATTCGGACAGCCAATAGGCGGCGTTCTCCGAAAAGAAGGCGCGCACATGGGCGTCGTCCAGATTGATGGCGGCGCCCCAAGGCGTGGCGATGTCCTCCCGGAAGAAGGATTTCGCGTAAAGCGGCAAGTAATTCCCGCTCGGCCCGAAATGATTGTAGACCACGTCCAGCATCATGGAGAGCCCGCGCCCGTGGGCGGCTTCGATGAGGGCCCGCAGGTCGTCGGGCGTGCCATAGGCGCGGTCGGGCGCATAGAGCAGCACGCCGTCATAGCCCCAGTTGCGCCGGCCGGGGAAATCCGCCACGGGCATCAGTTCCAGCACGGTGAAGCCGGCATCGCGATAATGGTCCAGCCGGTCGATCAGGGCGCGGAAGGTGCCCTCGGGCGTCGCCGTGCCCACATGGATCTCGGCGATCACCGCCTCGGTCCAGGGCCGGGCAAGCGGGGCGGGCGCGACGGAGGGGGCGGTGAGCACGCTCCAGCCCTCCGCATCCTCCGCCTGCATGCGGGAGGCGGGATCGGGCACCGCGCGACCGGACACCTCGAAGCGATAGCGGATGCTTGGCGCCACGTC
This genomic interval from Aquabacter sp. L1I39 contains the following:
- a CDS encoding ABC transporter substrate-binding protein, with the protein product MTQDTKGTGTNGLNRRSLLIGASVALAAPLVITGRARADTTLTVTCWGGDYRAGVERCFAKPFTEATGIAVRLVDNADLARMKAQVESGRVEWDVFDSVGPQITAGAKDNLWEPVDTKIVDRSDLFAPGGPTYVGTYMFAGGLAFDPKRTPADKAPADFAAFWDVKTYPGRRGLRPRISETLEMALIASGVEPSKLYPLDVERGFAALDKIKPHIKKWIETTPQTVTLVTANELDFTYSYISRVRPAEIGGASIAISTKQTLNSLEYLAVPKGTPNREAAMRYVNFVLKPDRQTAFAEMLFFSPNSKAGLAAASPAARQYMPDLKNPANAVVNDEWWSDNYAKLQKRFTEWLLI
- a CDS encoding aldehyde dehydrogenase; this encodes MSQILTTDWAARAKAVALPTKAFIDGTSVPAASGKTFPCVFPGTGQEIAQVAACEAEDVDRAVRVARAAFEAGTWSRMAPADRKRIMLRFSELLLAHREELALLETLNVGKPITSAFNGDIPSAANCIAFYGEAIDKIYGEVAPTSSDLTTLVMREPLGVVAAVVPWNYPLSMTAWKVGPALAAGNSVIVKPAEQSPFTALRMAELATEAGVPPGVLNVLPGYGETAGQALGLHMDVDCITFTGSTEVGKLFLQYAGRSNAKRVSLELGGKSPQIVLADCDDLDAAARAVAAGIFTNAGQVCNAGSRLVVEEAIREDLLERVAAIAKSLRPGDPLNADTRLGPLVSAPQMSRVIGYVEGAAAAGARIVTGGGRVLTQTGGYFVEPTIFDGVDNRMAIAQEEVFGPVLATIPVKGFEEALTVANDTIYGLAASIWTRDVKKAHRAARAIRAGVVWVNCFDRGTMSVPFGGFKQSGFGRDKSLHAIEKYMDLKAVWFAT
- the treY gene encoding malto-oligosyltrehalose synthase; translated protein: MKRDLIATYRLQFHAGFTFADAEALVPYLAGLGVSHLYASPITTAVPGSTHGYDVADPTRINPELGGAEGFERLAALLNAHGMGVILDIVPNHMAASSHNPFWIEMLEQGPDAPAARLFDVFWETGKLMLPVLGDPLKATLEAGALSLFLQESGRIVLCYADHAYPLRHESVEALRAAAGLHEGEALTDESRAALERVLAQADIAALLEDQHWRLAWWRAAAHDLNYRRFFNITDLVGTRVEDPEVFAFLHRLPLELVERGLVDGLRIDHVDGLADPAGYCARLRAAAGPGVPILVEKILEPGEALRAWPITGTTGYERLNDINGLFVEGEGYAMLERDLRTRNLLTGTPAARLADAKRQVLQSSLAAELEALTTLARDGLDRDMQEGDLTDGAIRQAVAALLVHCPVYRSYATWDRHAPEDEAIWDAIGEALVAAEDPLTAAAAAVLLDRLRNPRIDSDRRFRQRFQQLSGPAMAKGFEDTELYRHPVLLCVNEVGGSLLHPARDGGEMHDLQMVRAAAGARDLTPLATHDTKRGPDTRARLAALSAMPQAWLDLLEETREACTALAREEEGVLQPDLLDQVLILQTLVSVWPVSVARMGEYLTKALREAKRHTNWETPNEAYEAHAQAFSAAVIEGEDGASVRDALARLAARLEPAGRLVSLAQVILQHTLPGTPDLYQGTELRDFSLVDPDNRRPVDWDARTAALDGGGELDPADREKFGLTRRLLALRRATPALRGGLYRPLRLAPSPWGWFGFEREADGAKVRVVVATRVPEEAGEAALMRFLDPWPDGEWRTLDGTLLQAPGNEMTLPIQAPFLIASAPLR
- the treZ gene encoding malto-oligosyltrehalose trehalohydrolase, which gives rise to MSHTPSAAAAPDHALRRPDWSFGPQLKEGGARFRLFAPDAGEVMLELDGHGFLPMAHGPHGMFERFVPDVAPSIRYRFEVSGRAVPDPASRMQAEDAEGWSVLTAPSVAPAPLARPWTEAVIAEIHVGTATPEGTFRALIDRLDHYRDAGFTVLELMPVADFPGRRNWGYDGVLLYAPDRAYGTPDDLRALIEAAHGRGLSMMLDVVYNHFGPSGNYLPLYAKSFFREDIATPWGAAINLDDAHVRAFFSENAAYWLSEFGFDGLRLDAVHALATSSAGRLLEQIAQACRAVRPDAYLVLENHDNAAHWMEGDRGLFTAQWNDDWHHAFHVLATGEGTGYYAPYAADPVAAAGRALAEGFVFQGEPYPDASGHPRGAPSTHLPPDAFVVFAQNHDHIGNRPLGDRLAGTLPPERLALLRFVVMLSPAIPLLFQGEEALLPTPFPFFCDFEGDLADAVRKGRRGEFADFFAAHGTALFPDPLADQTFQSAKLTPAAFATEEARAHLRAFRDLAALRRALVWPLTASPYQDSALERAGDVLAVTWRFAAGDLVLVLNAGAHHASLARPEGCAGRAPDAALGAVADRADGHLALAPFSAALWSLAAA